From the genome of Colletotrichum higginsianum IMI 349063 chromosome 4, whole genome shotgun sequence, one region includes:
- a CDS encoding RTM1 protein encodes MSTEGLLTPVPGVKPTKGGYYLWRYLPNKAAAVIFLILFLGSFLYISWKIWKTRARFCIVFAVGCLFEVIGFGARAGAHEKTDKIMPYAIQNMYIIIAPVLFAASIYMVLGRIITSIHAEKYSMIRPSKLTLTFVLGDVFSFVVQGGASGLMVVQKPGFATWGERIIILGLVIQIVMFGLFCVIAVIFHRRMRRAPTVESLDGLIPWEESLYMLYAVSLLIMVRSIFRVVEFAQGYTGYSLSHEWTLYIFDALLMFAVTVLFAWRFPDRFVPKEDLAL; translated from the exons ATGTCCACCGAAGGCCTCTTGACGCCTGTCCCGGGCGTTAAGCCCACCAAGGGCGGCTACTATCTCTGGCGCTACCTCCCGAACAAGGCCGCTGCTGTCATTTTCCTCATTCTCTTCCTGGGATCCTTTCTTTACATCAGCTGGAAGATCTGGAAAACTCGGGCCCGTTTCTGTATTGTCTTTGCAGTGGGATGTCTCT TCGAGGTGATTGGGTTCGGGGCTCGAGCCGGAGCCCACGAAAAAACCGACAAGATCATGCCTTATGCCATCCAGAACATGTATATCATCATTGCCCCCGTCCTCTTTGCCGCATCGATCTACATGGTGCTCGGCCGCATAATCACCAGCATCCACGCCGAGAAATACTCCATGATCCGGCCGTCAAAACTCACACTCACATTCGTCCTCGGGGACGTTTTCTCTTTCGTCGTTCAGGGCGGCGCGTCTGGTTTGATGGTCGTTCAGAAGCCCGGCTTCGCCACGTGGGGTGAGAGGATTATCATCCTCGGTCTCGTGATCCAGATCGTCATGTTTGGGCTATTCtgcgtcatcgccgtcatcttccACCGAAGGATGAGACGTGCTCCGACGGTAGAGTCTCTGGATGGCTTGATCCCCTGGGAAGAAAGCTTATACATGCTTTACGCGGTCAGCCTTCTCATCATGGTCCGGTCGATCTTCAGAGTGGTCGAGTTCGCACAGGGCTATACTGGCTACTCCCTCTCCCATGAGTGGACACTCTACATCTTTGACGCCCTTTTGATGTTTGCTGTCACAGTTTTGTTTGCCTGGAGGTTCCCGGATCGATTTGTTCCCAAGGAAGACTTGGCCTTGTGA